From a single Planococcus shenhongbingii genomic region:
- the ilvB gene encoding biosynthetic-type acetolactate synthase large subunit: MGVNVEVREVTKQKLKGSGADVLIQSLKEQGVDVIFGYPGGAVLPIYDALHRNPIRHVLARHEQGAIHAAEGYARVSGKTGVVIATSGPGATNLVTGIADAMLDSLPLVVFTGQVASTVIGTDAFQEADIIGITQPITKHNYQVKNVEDFPRIIKEAFYIASTGRPGPVVVDIPKDISTEMFLTDFPQDKAIHLPGYQPTTNPNYLQIQKAIEALSTAKKPLILAGAGVLAAQATKELQTFVERHQIPVTNTLLGLGSIGGSHKLFLGMAGMHGTYTANTAICECDVLLNIGARFDDRLTGNLASFAPNAKVIHIDIDPAEIGKNVPTAIPIVADAKEALRELLNQSFESPDTIDWLQHLSANIVEYPLHYKADKERGILPQQAVELIHRLTGGDAVVTTDVGQHQMWTAQYYKFNHPHNWVTSGGLGTMGFGFPAAIGAQLAKPNDMVISVVGDAGFQMTLQELSLLQELRLPVKVVILNNQSLGMVRQWQETFYEERYSQSLIHVQPDFVKLAQAYDIQGYKVETMEEAEKVFAEAFASTEPALIDCRVVQMENVYPMVAPGKGLDEMIGVKGE, translated from the coding sequence TTGGGAGTAAATGTTGAAGTAAGAGAAGTAACAAAGCAGAAACTAAAAGGCAGCGGTGCTGATGTCCTGATTCAATCGTTAAAAGAGCAAGGTGTAGATGTGATTTTCGGTTACCCTGGAGGGGCAGTGTTACCAATTTATGATGCATTGCACAGAAACCCAATTCGGCACGTGCTTGCAAGGCACGAGCAAGGTGCTATACACGCCGCTGAAGGATATGCTCGGGTCTCAGGTAAAACCGGAGTCGTTATTGCCACATCGGGTCCTGGAGCAACAAACTTAGTAACCGGAATTGCAGATGCAATGCTCGACTCACTGCCATTAGTGGTGTTTACCGGACAAGTTGCCAGTACGGTAATTGGCACAGATGCTTTTCAGGAAGCGGATATTATCGGAATTACGCAACCAATTACTAAGCATAACTATCAAGTGAAAAATGTAGAGGATTTTCCAAGAATCATCAAAGAAGCATTTTATATCGCTTCGACAGGACGGCCAGGGCCGGTTGTGGTGGACATCCCGAAAGACATCTCAACGGAAATGTTTTTAACAGACTTTCCGCAAGATAAGGCAATCCATTTGCCGGGGTACCAGCCTACTACCAACCCGAATTACTTGCAGATTCAAAAAGCAATCGAAGCTTTATCGACAGCGAAAAAGCCATTGATATTAGCTGGAGCTGGCGTATTAGCCGCTCAAGCGACAAAAGAATTGCAAACTTTTGTAGAGCGCCACCAAATTCCAGTTACTAACACGTTATTGGGACTGGGATCGATAGGAGGCAGTCACAAGCTGTTTCTCGGAATGGCTGGAATGCATGGAACATATACAGCCAACACCGCAATTTGTGAATGTGACGTTCTTTTGAATATTGGGGCACGGTTTGATGACCGGCTCACTGGTAATCTCGCAAGTTTTGCACCGAATGCGAAAGTGATCCACATTGATATTGATCCTGCTGAAATCGGAAAGAATGTACCAACAGCTATTCCGATTGTAGCGGATGCTAAAGAAGCATTACGGGAGCTGTTAAATCAAAGCTTTGAATCTCCAGATACAATCGACTGGCTGCAGCACTTATCGGCCAACATAGTGGAATATCCATTGCATTACAAGGCTGACAAGGAACGGGGAATTCTTCCTCAGCAAGCTGTCGAATTGATTCACCGCTTAACAGGAGGGGATGCAGTCGTTACGACGGACGTCGGACAACATCAAATGTGGACAGCTCAATATTACAAATTTAACCACCCCCACAACTGGGTAACATCCGGAGGGTTAGGCACGATGGGGTTCGGATTCCCTGCTGCTATTGGAGCACAATTGGCAAAGCCAAACGATATGGTAATTTCAGTAGTCGGAGATGCCGGATTCCAAATGACTTTGCAGGAATTATCACTATTGCAGGAATTAAGACTTCCAGTGAAAGTGGTTATTCTAAACAATCAAAGCCTTGGAATGGTGAGGCAGTGGCAAGAAACATTTTACGAAGAGCGTTATTCCCAATCATTGATTCATGTGCAGCCGGATTTCGTGAAGTTGGCGCAAGCTTATGATATTCAAGGGTATAAAGTGGAAACGATGGAAGAAGCGGAAAAAGTGTTTGCAGAAGCATTTGCTTCAACTGAACCGGCATTGATCGATTGTCGGGTGGTGCAAATGGAAAATGTTTATCCAATGGTCGCGCCAGGCAAGGGGTTGGATGAGATGATCGGAGTGAAAGGCGAATGA